The Brachybacterium huguangmaarense genome contains a region encoding:
- a CDS encoding DUF1003 domain-containing protein, which produces MAENTKASRRRDPKPSSTLDDPAPRRRKVIRNPISGDAFGRGAEAFARFMGTPLFLVGMTIFCAVWLIWNSVMPESVQFDPRALNFTLLTLILSLQASYAAPLLLLSDNRQADRDRVQAEQDRQSNDRNHATTDFITREIASLRLALNDMATRDFVRGELRDLLEELEETRGEAVDEAGSVLERPAPLPEREDLRRMLHEELASVLAERDAARVGALPASPTDPTMDARS; this is translated from the coding sequence ATGGCCGAGAACACGAAGGCGAGCCGCCGACGCGATCCCAAGCCGAGCTCCACCCTCGACGATCCGGCACCCCGTCGCCGCAAGGTGATCAGGAACCCCATCAGCGGTGACGCCTTCGGGCGCGGCGCCGAGGCGTTCGCCCGTTTCATGGGGACCCCGCTGTTCCTGGTGGGGATGACGATCTTCTGCGCCGTGTGGCTGATCTGGAACTCCGTCATGCCCGAGAGCGTCCAGTTCGACCCGCGCGCCCTCAACTTCACGCTGCTCACCTTGATCCTGTCGCTCCAGGCGTCCTACGCCGCGCCCCTGCTGCTACTGTCGGACAACCGCCAGGCCGATCGCGACCGCGTGCAGGCCGAGCAGGACCGCCAGTCCAACGACCGCAACCACGCCACGACCGACTTCATCACCCGCGAGATCGCCTCGCTGCGCCTCGCGCTCAACGACATGGCCACCCGCGACTTCGTGCGCGGCGAGCTGCGCGACCTGCTCGAGGAGCTCGAGGAGACGCGCGGCGAGGCCGTCGACGAGGCCGGGAGCGTGCTCGAGCGCCCCGCGCCGCTGCCGGAGCGCGAGGACCTGCGCCGGATGCTGCACGAGGAGCTCGCCTCCGTGCTCGCCGAGCGGGACGCCGCACGCGTCGGCGCCCTGCCGGCCTCCCCCACCGACCCCACCATGGATGCGAGGAGCTGA
- the rpsN gene encoding 30S ribosomal protein S14, whose amino-acid sequence MAKTSKIAKDLERRRTVARYAERRAELKALIKNPRTAPEDRESAQRALQALPRDASPTRLRNRDVVDGRPRAHLRTFGLSRVRFREMAHRGELPGITKSSW is encoded by the coding sequence ATGGCCAAGACCAGCAAGATCGCCAAGGACCTCGAACGCCGTCGCACGGTGGCCCGCTACGCCGAGCGGCGCGCCGAGCTCAAGGCGCTCATCAAGAACCCGCGCACCGCACCCGAGGACCGGGAGAGCGCCCAGCGGGCGCTGCAGGCCCTCCCCCGCGACGCGAGCCCCACCCGGCTGCGCAACCGCGACGTCGTCGACGGGCGCCCGCGCGCCCACCTGCGCACCTTCGGGCTCTCGCGCGTCCGCTTCCGCGAGATGGCGCACCGGGGCGAGCTGCCCGGCATCACGAAGTCCAGCTGGTGA
- the rpmB gene encoding 50S ribosomal protein L28, with protein MSAHCQVTGARPQFGKRVSHSHRRTSRRFNPNLQKKTYDVPSLGRRVTLTVSARGIKVIDARGIEAVVADMRRRGEKF; from the coding sequence ATGTCCGCACACTGTCAAGTCACCGGCGCTCGCCCGCAGTTCGGCAAGCGCGTCTCGCACTCGCATCGGCGCACCTCGCGCCGCTTCAACCCCAACCTGCAGAAGAAGACCTACGACGTGCCGTCGCTGGGCCGGAGGGTCACGCTCACGGTCTCGGCGCGCGGCATCAAGGTCATCGACGCCCGGGGGATCGAGGCGGTCGTCGCCGACATGCGACGACGCGGCGAGAAGTTCTGA
- a CDS encoding type B 50S ribosomal protein L31 gives MKKGIHPAYEPVIFRDRSAGFSFLTRSTRTSEVRETWEDGKEYPVIDVEISSASHPFYTGSARVVDTEGRVERFRRRYGKGTTR, from the coding sequence GTGAAGAAAGGGATCCACCCGGCCTACGAGCCGGTGATCTTCCGCGACCGCTCGGCGGGGTTCAGCTTCCTCACGCGGTCGACGCGGACCTCCGAGGTCCGCGAGACGTGGGAGGACGGCAAGGAGTACCCGGTGATCGACGTCGAGATCTCCTCGGCCTCGCACCCGTTCTACACGGGCAGCGCGCGGGTCGTGGACACCGAGGGCCGCGTCGAGCGGTTCCGCCGCCGCTATGGAAAGGGGACCACGCGATGA
- a CDS encoding GTP-binding protein, producing the protein MAEPLAVHRLLRLAASSRVRFGALLDVVDATGPLAAAAPPGQVRRPPVRFAAASLVVVTKLEALPEAERAGALERISAAVRAHHDTVPIVTAAHGELDPDLVLDVASSEDPPDQLPLAALAREARAEHLHHHATAVTVAAAGPVDPGRVLDLLEDPPAGVVRIKGRFAVETSRSYRHYDAHLAGRHIHVAPSDIGGGPDALVAIGMELRTEEVRARLEAAVAPPDGPVAAGMRRLVRYRRLSMPV; encoded by the coding sequence ATGGCCGAGCCGCTCGCGGTGCATCGTCTGCTGCGTCTGGCGGCCTCGTCCCGCGTGCGCTTCGGGGCGTTGCTCGACGTGGTCGACGCGACAGGACCGCTCGCCGCGGCCGCGCCGCCCGGACAGGTGCGACGGCCGCCCGTGCGGTTCGCCGCCGCCTCGCTCGTGGTCGTCACCAAGCTCGAGGCGCTGCCGGAGGCCGAACGGGCCGGGGCGCTCGAGAGGATCTCCGCGGCCGTCCGCGCCCACCACGACACGGTGCCGATCGTGACCGCCGCACACGGCGAGCTCGACCCCGACCTCGTGCTCGACGTCGCGAGCAGCGAGGACCCGCCCGACCAGCTCCCCCTAGCGGCGCTCGCACGGGAGGCCCGCGCCGAGCACCTCCACCACCATGCGACGGCGGTGACGGTCGCCGCGGCCGGTCCGGTGGATCCCGGTCGCGTGCTCGACCTGCTCGAGGATCCTCCCGCCGGCGTGGTCCGCATCAAGGGGCGTTTCGCGGTCGAGACCTCGCGCAGCTACCGCCACTACGACGCCCATCTCGCCGGACGCCACATCCATGTCGCGCCGTCGGACATCGGGGGCGGCCCCGACGCGCTCGTCGCGATCGGCATGGAGCTGCGGACCGAGGAGGTCCGCGCACGCCTCGAGGCCGCCGTCGCACCCCCGGACGGCCCGGTCGCCGCGGGCATGCGCCGCCTGGTCCGCTACCGCCGTCTCAGCATGCCCGTCTGA
- the ykgO gene encoding type B 50S ribosomal protein L36, translated as MKVRASLRSLARKPGAQVVRRRGRVYVINKKNPRWNGRQKG; from the coding sequence ATGAAGGTCCGTGCCTCCCTGCGCTCCCTCGCCCGCAAGCCGGGAGCCCAGGTCGTCCGCCGTCGCGGACGCGTCTACGTCATCAACAAGAAGAACCCGCGCTGGAACGGCCGCCAGAAGGGGTGA
- a CDS encoding Type 1 glutamine amidotransferase-like domain-containing protein, which produces MSPARAAVGETPHGAPQGTLVTLGGGGFSMSEDGSSDIDDLLLELTGAERPRVCFLPTASEDDPGYSGRFEAAFRGRARTQVLSLLGRVPGAQRDPRCLLDQDLIYVGGGSTVELLAQWRRHGLPAILAHAAAEGVVLAGISAGMNCWFAACSTDSYGPLAPLHDGLGVLPGAACPHYHGEPDRRPLLLRWITEGRMGRTWAVDDGAALVWRDGELVDAVAEGSGARAWLVERGPASGVEGIRRDGAAGDDERAASGLPAVAVERELPVRLLR; this is translated from the coding sequence GTGAGCCCCGCCCGGGCTGCCGTGGGGGAGACCCCGCACGGTGCGCCGCAGGGCACCCTCGTGACCCTGGGAGGGGGCGGCTTCTCGATGTCCGAGGACGGCTCCTCGGACATCGACGACCTGCTGCTCGAGCTCACCGGCGCCGAGCGTCCCCGCGTGTGCTTCCTCCCCACCGCGAGCGAGGACGACCCCGGGTACAGCGGCCGGTTCGAGGCGGCCTTCCGCGGCCGCGCCCGCACGCAGGTGCTGAGCCTGCTGGGCCGTGTGCCCGGCGCTCAGCGTGATCCTCGCTGCCTGCTCGACCAGGATCTGATCTACGTGGGCGGGGGCTCGACGGTCGAGCTGCTCGCCCAGTGGCGCCGCCACGGTCTGCCCGCGATCCTGGCGCACGCCGCCGCCGAGGGCGTCGTGCTCGCGGGCATCAGCGCGGGCATGAACTGCTGGTTCGCGGCGTGCTCGACCGACTCGTACGGACCGCTCGCCCCCTTGCACGACGGGCTCGGCGTGCTGCCCGGCGCAGCCTGTCCGCACTACCACGGCGAGCCCGACCGGCGGCCGCTGCTCCTGCGCTGGATCACCGAGGGCCGGATGGGCCGGACGTGGGCGGTCGACGACGGCGCCGCCCTCGTGTGGCGCGACGGCGAGCTCGTCGACGCGGTCGCCGAGGGGTCCGGCGCCCGGGCCTGGCTCGTCGAACGGGGGCCGGCGTCCGGCGTCGAGGGGATCCGGCGCGACGGCGCGGCCGGGGATGACGAACGGGCGGCGAGCGGCCTGCCCGCCGTCGCGGTCGAGAGGGAGCTGCCGGTGCGCCTCCTGCGATGA
- the rpmG gene encoding 50S ribosomal protein L33, with the protein MAKKSDIRPIIKLRSTEGTGTTYVTTKNRRNSPDRLRMRKYDPVLRRHVEFREER; encoded by the coding sequence ATGGCCAAGAAGAGCGACATCCGCCCCATCATCAAGCTGCGCTCCACGGAGGGCACCGGCACCACCTACGTCACCACCAAGAACCGGCGCAACTCCCCGGACCGCCTGCGCATGCGCAAGTACGACCCGGTGCTGCGCCGCCACGTCGAGTTCCGCGAGGAGCGCTGA
- a CDS encoding DUF3117 domain-containing protein → MAAMKPRTGDGPLEVVEEGRSIIMRVPLEGGGRLVVEITADEAAELREALGGVIKD, encoded by the coding sequence ATGGCCGCAATGAAGCCACGTACGGGAGACGGGCCCCTCGAGGTCGTCGAGGAGGGCCGCAGCATCATCATGCGTGTGCCGCTCGAGGGCGGCGGCCGTCTGGTCGTCGAGATCACGGCCGACGAGGCCGCGGAGCTGCGCGAGGCGCTCGGCGGCGTCATCAAGGACTGA
- a CDS encoding Mrp/NBP35 family ATP-binding protein, with protein MADLVEQITEALGRVIDPEIHQPITDLGMVDSVTVDAEGVARIRVLLTIEGCPMRGRIEQDTAEAAATVPGLTEVQVDTAAMSEEQRRDLTRRLRENRRAIPFNDPGSLTRVIAVSSGKGGVGKSSVTANLAAAMALDGLRVGVLDADIHGFSMTGMFGITDKPTKVGDLLMPPEGHGVKVMSIGMFVPPGQAVVWRGPKMHRAIEQFASDVYWGDLDVLLLDLPPGTGDVAISVAQLLPRAEMLVVTTPQSSAATVAERVGSLAEAVEQDVVGVVENMSWMDLPDGSRMEVFGSGGGRHVAAAMAGHVRHPVPVLGQIPLDVRLREGADTGSPVVVSDPASTAAQELRRIARELGHRPRGLAGRKLSLSVR; from the coding sequence ATGGCAGATCTCGTCGAGCAGATCACCGAGGCGCTGGGCCGCGTGATCGACCCGGAGATCCACCAGCCCATCACCGACCTGGGCATGGTCGACTCCGTGACCGTCGACGCCGAGGGCGTCGCCCGCATCCGCGTGCTGCTGACCATCGAGGGCTGCCCCATGCGCGGCCGCATCGAGCAGGACACCGCCGAGGCCGCGGCGACGGTCCCGGGCCTGACCGAGGTGCAGGTGGACACGGCCGCCATGAGCGAGGAGCAGCGCCGCGACCTCACCCGGCGCCTGCGCGAGAACCGCCGCGCCATCCCCTTCAACGACCCCGGCTCGCTCACGCGCGTCATCGCGGTCTCCTCCGGCAAGGGCGGCGTGGGCAAGTCGTCGGTCACCGCGAACCTCGCGGCCGCGATGGCGCTCGACGGCCTGCGCGTCGGCGTGCTCGACGCGGACATCCACGGCTTCTCCATGACGGGCATGTTCGGCATCACCGACAAGCCCACCAAGGTCGGCGACCTGCTCATGCCGCCCGAGGGCCACGGGGTCAAGGTCATGAGCATCGGCATGTTCGTGCCGCCGGGCCAGGCGGTCGTGTGGCGCGGGCCCAAGATGCACCGCGCGATCGAGCAGTTCGCCTCCGACGTCTACTGGGGCGACCTCGACGTGCTGCTGCTGGACCTGCCGCCCGGCACCGGGGACGTCGCGATCTCCGTGGCCCAGCTGCTGCCGCGTGCCGAGATGCTCGTGGTCACGACCCCCCAGTCCTCGGCCGCGACCGTGGCCGAGCGCGTCGGCTCCCTCGCCGAGGCGGTCGAGCAGGACGTCGTGGGCGTCGTGGAGAACATGAGCTGGATGGACCTGCCCGACGGCTCGCGCATGGAGGTCTTCGGATCCGGGGGCGGTCGGCACGTGGCCGCCGCGATGGCGGGCCACGTGCGCCATCCGGTGCCCGTGCTCGGTCAGATCCCGCTCGACGTGCGGCTGCGGGAGGGCGCCGACACCGGCTCCCCGGTCGTGGTGTCGGACCCGGCCTCGACGGCCGCCCAGGAGCTGCGCCGCATCGCGCGCGAGCTCGGGCACCGTCCGCGCGGCCTGGCGGGCCGGAAGCTCTCGCTCAGCGTGCGCTGA
- a CDS encoding MarC family protein: MSVVDLRFLLEVFVTLFVIVDPPGTIPIFMALTNTMTGRQRSRAALVATGVGMLVIVGFAVFGQFILTYMHITLPALQFAGGLLLLLIALQLLTGKEGEMGASEGVNVALVPLGTPLLGGPGAIVAVMLFVHRSEAELSRVSGIALALLGIALMMYVFMRFSGIIARVLRDSGVTLVTRISGVLLSAISVQMIFDAVRSFLVGWGLVAP, encoded by the coding sequence ATGAGCGTGGTCGATCTGCGCTTCCTCCTCGAGGTGTTCGTGACGCTGTTCGTCATCGTCGACCCGCCCGGCACGATCCCGATCTTCATGGCGCTCACGAACACGATGACGGGCCGTCAGCGCTCACGGGCCGCGCTCGTCGCGACCGGGGTCGGCATGCTCGTGATCGTCGGCTTCGCCGTGTTCGGCCAGTTCATCCTCACCTACATGCACATCACCCTGCCCGCCCTGCAGTTCGCAGGCGGCCTGCTCCTGCTGCTCATCGCGCTCCAGCTGCTGACCGGCAAGGAGGGCGAGATGGGCGCGTCCGAGGGCGTCAACGTGGCCCTCGTGCCGCTCGGCACGCCGCTCCTGGGCGGCCCCGGCGCGATCGTCGCGGTGATGCTGTTCGTGCACCGCTCGGAGGCCGAGCTGTCGCGCGTGAGCGGCATCGCCCTCGCGCTGCTCGGCATCGCGCTCATGATGTACGTGTTCATGCGGTTCTCCGGCATCATCGCCCGCGTCCTGCGCGACAGCGGGGTCACCCTCGTCACCCGGATCTCGGGCGTGCTGCTGAGCGCGATCAGCGTGCAGATGATCTTCGACGCCGTGCGGTCCTTCCTCGTCGGCTGGGGGCTGGTGGCGCCGTGA
- a CDS encoding magnesium transporter MgtE N-terminal domain-containing protein, whose amino-acid sequence MSATNRFYAARLVGTTVFDPVREPVGRVRDVVVLPGARGARAVGFVVEVPGKKRVFLPVTRVTSISLGQVIMSGVLNVRRFEKRSAEQLVIGDLLDRVVTLVDGSGEATVEDVGLDQNRHGDWEIAKLHVRRRKRGGSLSKLVSGRGESLTVSPSEVTGLFGTQAEQSAALLLASYEDLNAADLGDIFQEIDAKRRVELAGELSDDRLADVLEELPEDTRVEVVTNLEASRAADVLEVMDPDDAADLVQELPEGVAQQLLGLMEPEEAEDVRRLMAYDEYTAGGMMTTEPLVVSPETPVAHCLAMISREELSPAHASTVHVCRSPLETPTGRMLGIVHFQHLLRERPDRPVGEIVDSDRHVVGPGAMLSEVTREMATYNLVSIPVCDDEGRLLGAVTVDDVLDHMLPEDWREQDEPTTVTGQIDLSEIARQMKTSDQKG is encoded by the coding sequence GTGAGTGCAACGAACCGCTTCTATGCCGCGCGCCTGGTCGGGACCACCGTCTTCGACCCGGTCCGCGAGCCCGTGGGCCGGGTGCGCGACGTGGTCGTGCTCCCGGGCGCCCGGGGCGCCCGCGCCGTCGGCTTCGTCGTCGAGGTCCCCGGCAAGAAGCGCGTGTTCCTGCCCGTCACGCGCGTCACCTCGATCTCGCTGGGCCAGGTCATCATGTCCGGCGTGCTCAACGTGCGCCGCTTCGAGAAGCGCAGCGCCGAGCAGCTCGTGATCGGCGACCTGCTGGACCGCGTCGTCACGCTCGTCGACGGCTCCGGCGAGGCGACCGTCGAGGACGTGGGCCTCGACCAGAACCGCCACGGGGACTGGGAGATCGCCAAGCTCCACGTGCGCCGCCGCAAGCGGGGCGGCTCCCTGTCCAAGCTCGTGTCCGGGCGCGGCGAGTCCCTGACCGTCTCCCCGTCCGAGGTCACGGGCCTGTTCGGCACGCAGGCCGAGCAGTCGGCCGCGCTCCTGCTGGCCTCGTACGAGGATCTCAACGCCGCCGATCTCGGCGACATCTTCCAGGAGATCGACGCCAAACGCCGCGTCGAGCTCGCGGGCGAGCTCTCGGACGACCGTCTCGCCGACGTGCTCGAGGAGCTGCCCGAGGACACGCGCGTCGAGGTGGTCACGAACCTCGAGGCCTCCCGCGCCGCCGACGTGCTCGAGGTCATGGACCCCGACGACGCCGCGGACCTCGTCCAGGAGCTGCCCGAGGGCGTGGCCCAGCAGCTGCTGGGGCTCATGGAGCCCGAGGAGGCCGAGGACGTGCGGCGCCTGATGGCGTACGACGAGTACACCGCGGGCGGCATGATGACGACCGAGCCGCTCGTGGTGTCCCCGGAGACGCCCGTGGCGCACTGTCTGGCCATGATCAGCCGCGAGGAGCTGTCCCCCGCGCACGCCTCGACCGTGCACGTGTGCCGGTCGCCGCTCGAGACGCCGACGGGCCGGATGCTCGGCATCGTGCACTTCCAGCACCTGCTGCGCGAGCGGCCCGACCGTCCCGTGGGCGAGATCGTCGACTCGGACCGCCATGTCGTCGGCCCGGGCGCGATGCTCTCCGAGGTGACGCGCGAGATGGCGACCTACAACCTGGTCTCGATCCCCGTGTGCGACGACGAGGGCCGATTGCTCGGGGCCGTGACCGTGGACGACGTGCTCGACCACATGCTCCCCGAGGACTGGCGCGAGCAGGACGAGCCGACGACCGTGACGGGACAGATCGATCTCTCGGAGATCGCCCGCCAGATGAAGACCAGCGATCAGAAGGGGTGA
- a CDS encoding twin-arginine translocase TatA/TatE family subunit has protein sequence MGSGSFFGIGGWEFIILLLVFVLIVGPQRLPEYTRNIVRMVRRARQWVDESRESVENEMGIAVDDLKKYDPRQYDPRRIIRDAWGDTSPIDDLVKDTSALVGSSAAGVAAVGEAAKGSGSRSSSASTDVADARSGRAPFDDEAT, from the coding sequence GTGGGTTCGGGCTCGTTTTTCGGGATCGGTGGCTGGGAGTTCATCATCCTGCTGCTGGTCTTCGTCCTCATCGTCGGACCGCAGCGCCTGCCCGAGTACACGCGCAACATCGTGCGCATGGTCCGCCGTGCCCGCCAGTGGGTCGACGAGTCCCGCGAGAGCGTCGAGAACGAGATGGGGATCGCGGTCGACGACCTCAAGAAGTACGACCCCCGTCAGTACGACCCGCGGCGCATCATCCGCGACGCGTGGGGCGACACCTCGCCGATCGACGATCTCGTCAAGGACACCTCGGCCCTCGTGGGCTCGAGCGCGGCGGGCGTCGCCGCCGTCGGCGAGGCCGCCAAGGGCTCCGGCTCCCGGAGCTCCTCGGCCTCGACGGACGTCGCGGACGCCCGGTCCGGACGCGCCCCCTTCGACGACGAGGCGACCTGA
- a CDS encoding O-methyltransferase — MPSGKVASWAFCEEFVPESSLFPDESVIDRARERASELGAPPVLPGAGQMLRLLAAAVDARSAVEIGTGAGIGSLYLLSGMNEAGVLTTIDPEVENQRAARESFTEAGIRSARARTIAGSPREVVGRLTDHAYDLVCFPAETPHALDLLEHAERLLRPGGVLVITNALFHDRVADPTARDSATAQVRAVLHAVQDSAALRAALVPSGDGVLAAVRR; from the coding sequence ATGCCGTCTGGAAAGGTCGCCAGCTGGGCGTTCTGCGAGGAGTTCGTGCCGGAGTCGTCCCTGTTCCCCGACGAGTCGGTGATCGACCGCGCCCGGGAGCGGGCGAGCGAGCTCGGCGCGCCGCCCGTGCTGCCGGGGGCCGGCCAGATGCTGCGCCTGCTCGCGGCGGCCGTCGACGCCCGCTCGGCCGTCGAGATCGGCACCGGCGCCGGCATCGGCTCGCTCTACCTGCTGTCGGGCATGAACGAGGCGGGTGTGCTGACGACGATCGACCCCGAGGTCGAGAACCAGCGTGCCGCCCGCGAGTCCTTCACGGAGGCCGGCATCCGCTCGGCGCGGGCCCGCACGATCGCCGGTTCCCCGCGCGAGGTGGTCGGCCGCCTGACGGACCACGCCTACGACCTCGTCTGCTTCCCCGCCGAGACGCCCCACGCCCTCGACCTGCTCGAGCACGCCGAGCGGCTCCTGCGCCCGGGCGGCGTGCTCGTGATCACCAACGCCCTGTTCCACGACCGGGTGGCCGATCCGACCGCGCGCGACTCCGCGACCGCCCAGGTGCGTGCCGTGCTGCACGCCGTCCAGGACTCCGCGGCGCTGCGCGCGGCGCTGGTCCCGAGCGGCGACGGGGTGCTCGCGGCCGTCCGCCGCTGA
- a CDS encoding aminopeptidase P family protein yields the protein MSENENTPQTSTENTPADAAAPGGTSRPAEGPTPEELAARGDSRSQRPTNAAFRAFIGSGWDDTVPPPERREVADFTPARRDALVRAVPATRLVLPAGVLKARSNDTDYPFRPDTAYAYYSGLGTDEEPDSVLVVEPSADDPARAEATYFFRPRAGFDSTEFYADATYGELWVGRRPTLEETATRIGIPTRHIDELRDALAKDVGDQLSLVAMPGVDASVEALVAEIRDQNGLPGGDGATREADRFAEVASEQRLVKDGFEVAQMREAVAATIRGFEDVVRHLPEAVAHERGERVIEGTFNAVARREGNAVGYETIAASGHHAGTLHWIRNDGPVREQDLVLIDAGVEIDSLYTADITRTLPVSGRFSTAQRRVYDAVLAASDAAFAAARPGALFRDVHAAAMEVIAATLEELGLLPGTAAESLAPEGQFHRRWMVHGTSHHLGMDVHDCAKARREMYLDAELVPGMVFTIEPGLYFQATDTLVPEEVRGIAVRIEDDVLVTADGVENLSRALPRTAEDVEAWMASLR from the coding sequence GTGAGCGAGAACGAGAACACCCCGCAGACCAGCACCGAGAACACGCCCGCCGACGCCGCGGCGCCCGGCGGCACGAGCCGTCCCGCCGAGGGCCCCACGCCGGAGGAGCTCGCGGCCCGCGGCGACTCGCGCTCGCAGCGCCCCACCAACGCCGCCTTCCGCGCGTTCATCGGCTCCGGCTGGGACGACACCGTCCCGCCGCCCGAGCGCCGCGAGGTCGCGGACTTCACGCCGGCCCGCCGCGACGCCCTCGTGCGAGCGGTGCCCGCGACCCGCCTCGTGCTGCCCGCGGGCGTGCTCAAGGCCCGCAGCAACGACACCGACTATCCCTTCCGGCCCGACACGGCCTACGCCTACTACAGCGGGCTGGGCACCGACGAGGAGCCCGACAGCGTGCTCGTCGTCGAGCCCTCCGCCGACGATCCCGCGCGCGCCGAGGCGACGTACTTCTTCCGGCCCCGCGCGGGCTTCGACTCGACCGAGTTCTACGCCGACGCCACCTACGGCGAGCTGTGGGTGGGCCGCCGTCCCACGCTCGAGGAGACCGCGACCCGGATCGGCATCCCCACGCGCCACATCGACGAGCTGCGCGACGCCCTCGCCAAGGACGTCGGCGATCAGCTCTCCCTCGTCGCCATGCCGGGCGTCGACGCGTCCGTCGAGGCGCTCGTCGCCGAGATCCGCGATCAGAACGGCCTGCCCGGCGGCGACGGCGCGACGCGCGAGGCCGACCGCTTCGCCGAGGTCGCCTCCGAGCAGCGCCTCGTCAAGGACGGCTTCGAGGTCGCGCAGATGCGCGAGGCGGTCGCCGCGACCATCCGCGGCTTCGAGGACGTCGTGCGCCACCTCCCCGAGGCGGTCGCGCACGAGCGCGGCGAGCGCGTCATCGAGGGCACCTTCAACGCCGTCGCCCGGCGCGAGGGCAACGCCGTGGGCTACGAGACGATCGCCGCGAGCGGCCACCACGCCGGCACCCTGCACTGGATCCGCAACGACGGACCGGTCCGGGAGCAGGATCTCGTGCTGATCGACGCGGGCGTCGAGATCGACTCCCTCTACACGGCCGACATCACGCGCACGCTCCCGGTGTCGGGGCGCTTCTCGACCGCGCAGCGCCGCGTGTACGACGCGGTGCTCGCCGCCTCCGACGCCGCCTTCGCCGCGGCGCGGCCCGGCGCCCTGTTCCGCGACGTCCACGCGGCCGCGATGGAGGTCATCGCCGCGACCCTCGAGGAGCTCGGGCTGCTGCCCGGGACGGCCGCCGAGTCCCTCGCGCCCGAGGGCCAGTTCCACCGCCGCTGGATGGTCCACGGCACGAGCCACCATCTCGGCATGGACGTGCACGACTGCGCGAAGGCCCGCCGCGAGATGTACCTCGACGCCGAGCTCGTGCCCGGCATGGTCTTCACGATCGAGCCGGGGCTCTACTTCCAGGCGACCGACACGCTCGTGCCCGAGGAGGTGCGCGGCATCGCCGTGCGCATCGAGGACGACGTGCTCGTCACCGCCGACGGCGTCGAGAACCTCTCGCGCGCCCTGCCGCGCACCGCCGAGGACGTCGAGGCCTGGATGGCGTCCCTGCGCTGA
- a CDS encoding PHP domain-containing protein: MRPGPDDRIDLHTHTTFSDGTCGVDELVRRAREAGLDAIGLTDHDTIAGWAEAPEAVRCHGVAVVPGIEVSTEYGHSSVHVLALLPDPSPDTALAHEILRARDSRRTRARAMVERLSADFPVTWELVAEQVAGEATTVGRPHIADALVAAGVVADRHEAFASMLAPSSPYYVGHYAPSPEVAVAAIRDSGGVAVAAHPASGSRGAAVPMELLESMAAAGLAGVEVDHREHGESERRRLAAFARAHGLLTTGGSDYHGRGKPNRLGENLTSPAVLEAMISLSSSGTEVLWP; the protein is encoded by the coding sequence ATGCGCCCCGGGCCCGACGATCGCATCGATCTGCACACGCACACGACCTTCTCGGACGGCACGTGCGGGGTCGACGAGCTCGTCCGGCGGGCCCGCGAGGCGGGGCTCGACGCGATCGGCCTGACCGACCACGACACGATCGCCGGGTGGGCCGAGGCGCCCGAGGCCGTGCGCTGCCACGGGGTGGCCGTCGTCCCCGGCATCGAGGTCTCGACCGAGTACGGGCACTCGAGCGTGCACGTGCTCGCGCTCCTGCCCGACCCGTCGCCCGACACCGCCCTGGCCCACGAGATCCTGCGGGCACGCGACTCGCGGCGCACTCGCGCCCGGGCGATGGTCGAGAGGCTGTCGGCCGACTTCCCGGTCACGTGGGAGCTCGTCGCCGAGCAGGTGGCGGGGGAGGCCACGACGGTGGGGCGCCCCCACATCGCCGACGCCCTCGTCGCGGCGGGCGTCGTCGCCGACCGCCACGAGGCGTTCGCGAGCATGCTCGCCCCCAGCTCCCCCTACTACGTGGGCCACTACGCGCCCTCGCCCGAGGTCGCGGTCGCCGCCATCCGGGACAGCGGCGGCGTGGCCGTCGCGGCGCACCCGGCCTCCGGGAGCCGCGGCGCGGCCGTGCCGATGGAGCTGCTCGAGTCGATGGCCGCGGCGGGCCTCGCCGGCGTCGAGGTCGACCACCGCGAGCACGGCGAGTCCGAGCGCCGCCGCCTGGCCGCCTTCGCGCGCGCTCACGGGCTCCTGACCACCGGGGGCAGCGACTACCATGGCCGCGGCAAACCCAACCGGCTCGGAGAGAACCTCACGTCGCCGGCAGTCCTGGAGGCGATGATCTCGCTCTCCTCGAGCGGAACCGAGGTCCTCTGGCCGTGA